AAAAGATGATGATGTATACTTCATGTCATTGGAACACAAAGTACGTGTGTTTAGATAGAAAAATCAACTACTCCATCGAGTAAGTCAGAGTGAGGTAGTATATAAGTTGTGTTAGTCAAGCTATTCTTTATGTAGTAAAGGAGTGTTTCCCTTTTTGTTAATTTCATTTACACCAAACCAATAAGACACTGATATGTCCTAATGTGATCCCATCCCCGACACTTGTCCGATGAATTGCCGGAGCAAAAAAAGGTGTCCCTTCTTCTTTCAAGCAATAGATTCCGATTTTTAGTACATATACGAGCACTGTGTTGAGTCGTCCGCCGGCTTGTCCGACGAGAAGGACTACAACGATGAGACGACGATAATTGAGACTGTCCTTGAAGACGCGGAGCATGCGGAGGAGCATGTTCTCAATTTCAAGGGATCGATCAAGGGTCATTGAGTGCTGAACCGCAACAGGGCGCACAGCCATTTGACACTAATGATGGACTACTTTGCCCCCGATGCACTCTCTGCTGACCATTTTCGCTGGCGTTTTTGAATGCGCAAGACTGTCTTCGACCGTTTGTACCTTGGTGTCCGGTCCTATGATGACTACTTCATCTTGATGAAGGACGTCGAGGGAACAATTGGGTTCTTTGGTTACCAAAAGTGCACGGCCGCACTACGGATGCTTGCATATGGCACGACCACCGATTCGTTGGACAAGTACCTACGGATGTATGAGAGCACATGTGGAGATGCCATGGTCAGGTTTGTAACTGTTGTGGTTGAGGTGTTCAGACCTCAGTACCTGAGAGAACCAATTGTGGCAGACATCAAGAGGCTCTTGGCATTCTTAGAAGCAAGGGGTGGCCAGGTTTGCTTGGATCTCTTGACTGCATGCACTGGAATGGAAGATCTGTCTGAAGGCTTTGCAAGGGCAATATCAAGGTCATGTTAAGAAGCCCACCGTCATTCTTGAAGCTGTTGCATCACATGATCTTTGGATTTGGCACGCTTTCTTTGGCTTGTTCGggtctcacaatgacatcaatgtgctACAACAATCATAATTGTTTGCGAGGGTAATTGAAGAAAAAGCTTGTCCTTGTCACTATACTGTCAATGGCCATGAGTACGACATGGGCTACTATCTGGTTGACGGTATCTATCCTCCGTGGGCTACCTTTGTCGGCACCATCTCTAACCCAGTTGGGCAAAAAAAGTCTCACTTTGCCTAAAGACAAGAAGCGGCTAGAAAGGATGTCGAGAGGGCATCTAGATTTCTGCAGGCCCGTTTTGCAGTTGTTCGTGGACCTGCTAAACAATGGGGTATGAAGAccttgtgggaggtgatgacatGTTGTGTGATCATGAACAACATGATCGTCGAGGATGAGGGTAAGGATGATGCCGCAGCTCCGGAATTTGAGAATATGGGTGATCAAACTTCAAGACCAGAATCCGACCACATTTGAAGAGTTTATTCAAATGCATCAACAAATTCGGCATCGAGCAACTTACGAGCAGAAGGAAGATCTGATTGAACATCAGTGGGCAGTTAAAGGGGACAATAATGTTGGAATCTAATATTTGAAGttttttaaatttgaactactgTTGCATTCGGCTATTTGAACGTTTGTACTCTATGTGTGCTGCTATTTGAAGTTTGTACTCTATGTATGCGGCTATTTGAACATGCGGACTTTAGAAATAATAATAAGGGAGGTCGGATGTATGCAGACAACGTTGGATGGCAGCCTCCCGCATCCGTGTCCGcggactccccccccccccccacacgtGTGCGGCACTATGACTTTGCCGACTACACTCTAGCAGTTTGATTTCTTTCCTACTTGACAAAACCAAAACATGTGAGAACCGCAAAAAATATTGGCACTAAACATGTGTTTGATCGGAGAGCAAACCAGAATTAAAGAAATGGTTCTAGAACATTGGTATGAGATGAAAAGGTGTTTTGCTTGGTGAACATATTTTGTTTATATTGAGATATATATATTATGTTTGATTGAGGGAATGAAAATGGAAACAAACCAAGCATGAAATCAGTTGCTTTGTCGGTTTCGGAGTTATCAGCGGGTTTTGCTACTAGTCAAATGCTCCATTCAATGGAACAAGTTAGTTTCGTTGTACGTTGCTGCATGTCGTGAACCGAAGTTCCATAGCTTCTAAAACTATTCCATTCCATTCTACTTGGTTCCACCCAAACACGTGTTCCACGACATATGCGCGAATATGTCGACAAGCCATTCCACTAGCGGGTAGCACCACATTCTAAAACCATGATTCACAATACGACCATTGTTTTGTCGGTTTCGGAGTTATCAGCGGGTTCCGCTACTGGCCAAATGTTTCCCTTCAATGGAACGAGTTCCTTATGTTCTACGTTGCCGCATTCGATGAACCAAAGTTCCACAACTTCTAAAACCGTTCCGTTCCATCCTACTGGCCAAATGTTTCCCTTCAATAGACTGCATGATTCAACCATAGTTTTGCCGACCGCACTGTAGCAGTTTGATTATCTATCATACATGACAAAAACAAACATATACATGTAAGAACCAAAAAAAAATATCGCCACTAAACATGTGTTTGATCGTGGGAATCAATCGAAATCAAGTGGAATGGTTCTACAACATTGGGATAAGATGAAAATGTGCTTTGTTTGGTGAACATATTTTTGTTTATATCGAGATTTATATTCCTTTTGATCATGGAAACACAAATGAATATCAACCAAGCATGGAATCAATTTTTTTGTCGGCTTCGAAGTTATCAGCGGGTCCCACTACTGGCCAAATGTTCCATTCAATGGAATGAGTTCCTTCCGTTCCACGTTACCACATTCCGTGAGCCGAGCATTCCGTGAACCGGAGTTCCATAGCTTCTAAAACCGCTCCATTCCACTCTACTCGGTTCCCTCGAGGCCTCGACAAAACACCACCGAAGTGTCTATGTTCGACGGCAGCATATACGCGAATCCATCAACATGCTATTCGGCTAGCAGGCACCACATTCCCATCTCCTTTTTTTGCGGGTGACATTCCCATCTTCTTGGGACTCAAACTATGTACATATATGTGTATGAATGCAACCTCTTTTAAGGAAACATGTAAATGCAAACAAATTCGGTGGTGGATCAAAATGACCATAACAATCCACCCCATACCGATGCTAGAGCCACCAGTACGAGTGTACTACCATGACCGAAGGAGGCAGCCCCAAAAGAGCCCTACCCCGCAAACGTCCACCGCACCCTTCCACTGCTGTGTCCAGGTGCGGGGCAACAGCTGGCGATCGATCCCGCCCTATATTTCCTCGGCCCAGAACGCGGCTCCAGGATATTTTGCGCAACGGCCTTCCCTCCTCCCTTCCCTCCGGCCGCGCGCACACGTGTGCGCCCCGCACAGGCGGCCGAGGCGGTGGCCACGGGCTCCCCTCGCCGCAGACGATCTAGGGCCTGTGGCCGCCATCGCGCCGCACACGTACCCCGTGTGGCTCCGGCCCCACCTTCCCCGGGCCGCGACGCGACGGGGCGCTGCGGCTCGCTCGCC
The Aegilops tauschii subsp. strangulata cultivar AL8/78 chromosome 3, Aet v6.0, whole genome shotgun sequence genome window above contains:
- the LOC141043037 gene encoding uncharacterized protein gives rise to the protein MRKTVFDRLYLGVRSYDDYFILMKDVEGTIGFFGYQKCTAALRMLAYGTTTDSLDKYLRMYESTCGDAMVRFVTVVVEVFRPQYLREPIVADIKRLLAFLEARGGQVCLDLLTACTGMEDLSEGFARAISRSC